From Erigeron canadensis isolate Cc75 chromosome 8, C_canadensis_v1, whole genome shotgun sequence, one genomic window encodes:
- the LOC122580128 gene encoding cleavage stimulation factor subunit 50 isoform X2, translating into MENNNNLEKTLQEGKLFRYVNNLIVAHLRDNNLTQAASAVASATMTPLNIEAPNKLLELVAKGLAVEKDEPGRGVSSTLFGPGTTLPATYGSIPAPRAVAVDFGAVHDTKGSSKSFPKHETRHVSEHKNVARCARFSSDGRFLASGSADTSIKLFEVVKLKQMMLPEGRDGPVRPVVRTFYDHLQPVNDVDFHPQNTILISGAKDHTIKFFDFSKTTAKRAFRVIQDTHNVRSVAFHPSGNFLLAGTDHHVPHLYDINTFQCYLSANVQEIDVNSAINQVRYSCTGGMYVTASKDGAIRIWDGVTSNVVRSIPSAHGSVEATSANFTKDQRYILSCGKDSSVKLWEVGTGRLVKHYLGATHTQMRCQAIFNHAEEFVLCIDEPSNEIVIWDALSAEKVARLPSNHVGTPRWLEHSPTEAAFASCGVDRSIRFWKETP; encoded by the exons GCTGCAAGTGCAGTTGCATCAGCTACAATGACACCACTTAACATCGAAGCTCCAAACAAGCTTCTTGAACTTGTTGCCAAG GGTCTTGCAGTTGAAAAAGATGAACCAGGGAGAGGAGTGTCATCTACATTGTTTGGTCCAGGCACTACATTACCAGCAACATATGGCTCAATACCAGCTCCCCGTGCTGTTGCTGTGGATTTTGG TGCTGTACATGATACAAAAGgttcttcaaaaagttttcCAAAACACGAAACCCGGCATGTTTCGGAACATAAG AATGTTGCAAGATGTGCAAGATTTAGTTCTGATGGAAGGTTTCTTGCATCAGGCAGTGCAGATACCTCAATTAAACTGTTTGAG GTAGTAAAACTTAAGCAGATGATGCTGCCAGAGGGAAGGGATGGTCCTGTCAGACCCGTAGTGCGGACATTTTACGACCATCTGCAA CCAGTAAACGATGTGGATTTTCATCCTCAAAATACAATATTGATATCCGGGGCCAAAGATCACACAATAAA GTTTTTTGACTTTTCTAAGACGACTGCAAAGAGAGCATTCAGGGTTATCCAG GATACTCACAATGTTCGGTCTGTAGCTTTTCATCCATCTGGGAATTTTCTTCTGGCAGGGACAGATCATCATGTTCCACATTTGTATGACATTAATACCTTCCAATGTTACCTCTCAGCAAATGTACAAGAAATTGATGTTAATAGTGCAATAAATCAG GTGAGATATTCATGTACTGGTGGCATGTATGTAACAGCCTCCAAAGATGGTGCTATTAGAATATGGGATGGAGTCACTAGCAACGTTGTTCGCTCAATACCTAGTGCACACGGATCAGTCGAGGCAACTAGTGCAAATTTTACAAAAGATCAAAG ATACATCCTCTCGTGTGGAAAGGATTCTTCAGTGAAGCTGTGGGAAGTTGGAACAGGAAGATTGGTCAAACATTATCTTGGAGCCACGCACACACAAATGCGTTGTCAG GCTATATTCAATCACGCAGAAGAATTCGTATTATGCATTGATGAACCTAGCAACGAG ATAGTCATTTGGGATGCTCTTAGTGCAGAAAAAGTAGCAAGATTGCCATCTAATCATGTGGGTACACCCAGGTGGCTCGAGCACTCACCTACAGAGGCAGCATTCGCCTCGTGTGGTGTCGATCGGTCAATAAGATTTTGGAAGGAAACCCCTTAG
- the LOC122580128 gene encoding cleavage stimulation factor subunit 50 isoform X1, protein MENNNNLEKTLQEGKLFRYVNNLIVAHLRDNNLTQAASAVASATMTPLNIEAPNKLLELVAKLKQRMAGLKSKQGLAVEKDEPGRGVSSTLFGPGTTLPATYGSIPAPRAVAVDFGAVHDTKGSSKSFPKHETRHVSEHKNVARCARFSSDGRFLASGSADTSIKLFEVVKLKQMMLPEGRDGPVRPVVRTFYDHLQPVNDVDFHPQNTILISGAKDHTIKFFDFSKTTAKRAFRVIQDTHNVRSVAFHPSGNFLLAGTDHHVPHLYDINTFQCYLSANVQEIDVNSAINQVRYSCTGGMYVTASKDGAIRIWDGVTSNVVRSIPSAHGSVEATSANFTKDQRYILSCGKDSSVKLWEVGTGRLVKHYLGATHTQMRCQAIFNHAEEFVLCIDEPSNEIVIWDALSAEKVARLPSNHVGTPRWLEHSPTEAAFASCGVDRSIRFWKETP, encoded by the exons GCTGCAAGTGCAGTTGCATCAGCTACAATGACACCACTTAACATCGAAGCTCCAAACAAGCTTCTTGAACTTGTTGCCAAG TTAAAACAGAGAATGGCGGGTCTGAAAAGTAAACAGGGTCTTGCAGTTGAAAAAGATGAACCAGGGAGAGGAGTGTCATCTACATTGTTTGGTCCAGGCACTACATTACCAGCAACATATGGCTCAATACCAGCTCCCCGTGCTGTTGCTGTGGATTTTGG TGCTGTACATGATACAAAAGgttcttcaaaaagttttcCAAAACACGAAACCCGGCATGTTTCGGAACATAAG AATGTTGCAAGATGTGCAAGATTTAGTTCTGATGGAAGGTTTCTTGCATCAGGCAGTGCAGATACCTCAATTAAACTGTTTGAG GTAGTAAAACTTAAGCAGATGATGCTGCCAGAGGGAAGGGATGGTCCTGTCAGACCCGTAGTGCGGACATTTTACGACCATCTGCAA CCAGTAAACGATGTGGATTTTCATCCTCAAAATACAATATTGATATCCGGGGCCAAAGATCACACAATAAA GTTTTTTGACTTTTCTAAGACGACTGCAAAGAGAGCATTCAGGGTTATCCAG GATACTCACAATGTTCGGTCTGTAGCTTTTCATCCATCTGGGAATTTTCTTCTGGCAGGGACAGATCATCATGTTCCACATTTGTATGACATTAATACCTTCCAATGTTACCTCTCAGCAAATGTACAAGAAATTGATGTTAATAGTGCAATAAATCAG GTGAGATATTCATGTACTGGTGGCATGTATGTAACAGCCTCCAAAGATGGTGCTATTAGAATATGGGATGGAGTCACTAGCAACGTTGTTCGCTCAATACCTAGTGCACACGGATCAGTCGAGGCAACTAGTGCAAATTTTACAAAAGATCAAAG ATACATCCTCTCGTGTGGAAAGGATTCTTCAGTGAAGCTGTGGGAAGTTGGAACAGGAAGATTGGTCAAACATTATCTTGGAGCCACGCACACACAAATGCGTTGTCAG GCTATATTCAATCACGCAGAAGAATTCGTATTATGCATTGATGAACCTAGCAACGAG ATAGTCATTTGGGATGCTCTTAGTGCAGAAAAAGTAGCAAGATTGCCATCTAATCATGTGGGTACACCCAGGTGGCTCGAGCACTCACCTACAGAGGCAGCATTCGCCTCGTGTGGTGTCGATCGGTCAATAAGATTTTGGAAGGAAACCCCTTAG
- the LOC122580128 gene encoding cleavage stimulation factor subunit 50 isoform X3 — translation MTPLNIEAPNKLLELVAKGLAVEKDEPGRGVSSTLFGPGTTLPATYGSIPAPRAVAVDFGAVHDTKGSSKSFPKHETRHVSEHKNVARCARFSSDGRFLASGSADTSIKLFEVVKLKQMMLPEGRDGPVRPVVRTFYDHLQPVNDVDFHPQNTILISGAKDHTIKFFDFSKTTAKRAFRVIQDTHNVRSVAFHPSGNFLLAGTDHHVPHLYDINTFQCYLSANVQEIDVNSAINQVRYSCTGGMYVTASKDGAIRIWDGVTSNVVRSIPSAHGSVEATSANFTKDQRYILSCGKDSSVKLWEVGTGRLVKHYLGATHTQMRCQAIFNHAEEFVLCIDEPSNEIVIWDALSAEKVARLPSNHVGTPRWLEHSPTEAAFASCGVDRSIRFWKETP, via the exons ATGACACCACTTAACATCGAAGCTCCAAACAAGCTTCTTGAACTTGTTGCCAAG GGTCTTGCAGTTGAAAAAGATGAACCAGGGAGAGGAGTGTCATCTACATTGTTTGGTCCAGGCACTACATTACCAGCAACATATGGCTCAATACCAGCTCCCCGTGCTGTTGCTGTGGATTTTGG TGCTGTACATGATACAAAAGgttcttcaaaaagttttcCAAAACACGAAACCCGGCATGTTTCGGAACATAAG AATGTTGCAAGATGTGCAAGATTTAGTTCTGATGGAAGGTTTCTTGCATCAGGCAGTGCAGATACCTCAATTAAACTGTTTGAG GTAGTAAAACTTAAGCAGATGATGCTGCCAGAGGGAAGGGATGGTCCTGTCAGACCCGTAGTGCGGACATTTTACGACCATCTGCAA CCAGTAAACGATGTGGATTTTCATCCTCAAAATACAATATTGATATCCGGGGCCAAAGATCACACAATAAA GTTTTTTGACTTTTCTAAGACGACTGCAAAGAGAGCATTCAGGGTTATCCAG GATACTCACAATGTTCGGTCTGTAGCTTTTCATCCATCTGGGAATTTTCTTCTGGCAGGGACAGATCATCATGTTCCACATTTGTATGACATTAATACCTTCCAATGTTACCTCTCAGCAAATGTACAAGAAATTGATGTTAATAGTGCAATAAATCAG GTGAGATATTCATGTACTGGTGGCATGTATGTAACAGCCTCCAAAGATGGTGCTATTAGAATATGGGATGGAGTCACTAGCAACGTTGTTCGCTCAATACCTAGTGCACACGGATCAGTCGAGGCAACTAGTGCAAATTTTACAAAAGATCAAAG ATACATCCTCTCGTGTGGAAAGGATTCTTCAGTGAAGCTGTGGGAAGTTGGAACAGGAAGATTGGTCAAACATTATCTTGGAGCCACGCACACACAAATGCGTTGTCAG GCTATATTCAATCACGCAGAAGAATTCGTATTATGCATTGATGAACCTAGCAACGAG ATAGTCATTTGGGATGCTCTTAGTGCAGAAAAAGTAGCAAGATTGCCATCTAATCATGTGGGTACACCCAGGTGGCTCGAGCACTCACCTACAGAGGCAGCATTCGCCTCGTGTGGTGTCGATCGGTCAATAAGATTTTGGAAGGAAACCCCTTAG
- the LOC122611344 gene encoding pentatricopeptide repeat-containing protein PNM1, mitochondrial, translated as MFKKPSPPLMAAAHLRSFLCRRHFSSPPQHHHHIFRPTHLKPYSVFFPKFFSSQIDPNPLQDTQHIVQSLSHEITKDPNDQTTPLSQRLDISFSHISISNDIIHNTLNLSPTSGRSVFDFMNWVSKRSDFDLTDQSLSYFVDYFGRRKDFKAAHELLLSNKGVSGLKCFESSVDRLVRAGRATQVVTFFEKMEIDYGFVRNLDSLKFVVSKLCDYGYASYAEKLVVDVANEFFPDEFICDTLIKGWCVGGKLDEAKRLVQEMYRGGFEIGVVGYNAILDCVCKLCRKKDPFRLINEAEKVLVEMDVAGVPRNVETFNVLIGNLCKIRKTEDAMNLFDRMQEWGCHPNEETFLTLIKSLYQAARVGEGDEMIDRMKSAGFGDSLDVKAYYEFLTILCGIERVDHALSVFAKMKKDCQPGVKTYDLLMGKLCAHGRVEKANVLFKEAEKKGLLVEVKAYKLDPRFMKKPVVVKEKKRETLPEKMARKRTRLKKIRLSFVKKPKKAQRRAY; from the coding sequence ATGTTTAAGAAACCATCTCCGCCCTTAATGGCGGCAGCCCATCTCCGGTCATTCCTCTGCCGCCGTCACTTCTCATCACCAccacaacaccaccaccacatttTCCGGCCAACCCATCTTAAACCCTACTCTGTTTTCTTCCCAAAATTCTTTTCATCACAAATTGACCCAAACCCACTTCAAGATACACAACACATTGTTCAATCTTTATCACATGAAATCACAAAAGACCCGAATGACCAAACTACCCCTCTCTCACAACGCCTTGATATATCTTTCTCACATATATCTATCAGTAATGATATTATACACAATACCCTAAATCTATCTCCAACTTCTGGCCGCTCTGTtttcgattttatgaactgggtCTCAAAAAGATCCGATTTTGATCTTACTGATCAATCTTTATCttattttgttgattatttTGGCAGGAGAAAAGATTTCAAGGCTGCCCATGAACTGCTTTTGTCGAATAAAGGCGTGTCGGGTTTGAAATGTTTCGAATCGTCCGTTGATCGGTTGGTAAGAGCTGGTAGAGCTACACAGGTAGttactttttttgaaaaaatggaAATTGATTATGGGTTTGTTAGGAATTTGGATAGTTTGAAATTTGTCGTGTCGAAATTGTGTGATTATGGATATGCTAGTTATGCAGAGAAGTTAGTTGTTGATGTTGCGAATGAGTTTTTTCCGGATGAGTTTATTTGTGATACTTTGATTAAAGGTTGGTGTGTTGGTGGGAAACTTGATGAAGCTAAGAGGCTAGTGCAAGAGATGTATAGAGGCGGGTTTGAGATTGGCGTGGTTGGATATAACGCGATTCTTGATTGTGTTTGTAAGCTCTGTAGGAAGAAGGATCCGTTTAGGTTGATAAATGAAGCGGAAAAGGTGTTGGTGGAAATGGATGTTGCTGGAGTTCCGAGAAATGTGGAGACTTTCAATGTGTTGATTGGTAATTTGTGTAAGATTAGGAAAACTGAGGATGCGATGAACTTGTTTGATCGGATGCAGGAATGGGGGTGTCATCCGAATGAGGAAACGTTTCTTACTTTGATCAAGAGTTTGTATCAGGCTGCGAGGGTCGGGGAAGGTGATGAAATGATTGATAGGATGAAATCGGCTGGATTTGGGGATTCACTTGATGTAAAGGCGTATTATGAGTTTCTCACGATTTTATGTGGAATTGAGAGGGTTGATCATGCTTTGTCGGTTTTTGCAAAGATGAAGAAAGATTGTCAGCCCGGGGTCAAGACTTATGATCTTCTAATGGGGAAGTTATGTGCTCATGGGCGTGTTGAAAAGGCAAATGTTCTTTTTAAAGAAGCTGAAAAGAAGGGATTACTGGTTGAAGTGAAAGCTTATAAATTGGATCCAAGATTCATGAAGAAGCCTGTGGTTGTGAAGGAGAAGAAACGGGAGACGTTGCCTGAGAAGATGGCAAGGAAAAGGACACGGCTTAAGAAGATCAGGTTGAGTTTTGTAAAGAAGCCAAAGAAGGCACAAAGACGGGCTTATTAA